A window of the Cannabis sativa cultivar Pink pepper isolate KNU-18-1 chromosome X, ASM2916894v1, whole genome shotgun sequence genome harbors these coding sequences:
- the LOC133032338 gene encoding uncharacterized mitochondrial protein AtMg00810-like: MHTSNRERVKKGKRKERERMVQRYDERVQILVYVDDILITGSNPKTVTDIITHLHNTFSLKDLGELKYFLGIEVTKNSNGLVLTQSKYAKDLLHRADMQDANPIATPMISGQKLSAHGSEHFADPQMYRSIVGALQYLTITRPELSYSVNKVCQFMQKPLQSHWLAVKRILRYVAGTLQHGLHLTKSSSLELTAYCDADWASDIDDRRSTSGFAVFLGQNLITWKSQKQHTISRSSTEAEYRSLANVVAEIAWLQSLFSELHIHYFLKLPMFYNFFTRMP; the protein is encoded by the exons ATGCACACCAGTAACAGAGAAAGAGTAAAGAAAGGAAAGAGAAAGGAAAGAGAAAGAATGGTGCAAAGATATGATGAAAGAGTTCAGA TTCTTGTGTATGTCGATGACATACTGATTACTGGAAGCAATCCCAAAACAGTGACTGATATCATCACTCATCTTCACAATACTTTTTCTCTCAAGGACCTGGGAGAGCTTAAGTATTTTCTTGGAATAGAGGTTACAAAGAACAGCAATGGTCTTGTTCTGACTCAATCAAAATATGCAAAAGATCTGTTGCATAGAGCAGATATGCAAGATGCCAATCCCATTGCCACACCAATGATCAGTGGACAAAAACTCTCTGCACATGGAAGTGAACACTTTGCTGATCCTCAGATGTACAGATCAATAGTAGGGGCACTCCAATATCTTACAATCACAAGACCCGAGTTGTCCTACAGTGTGAATAAAGTTTGCCAATTCATGCAAAAACCTCTTCAATCTCACTGGTTAGCTGTCAAAAGAATCCTACGATATGTGGCTGGCACTTTACAACATGGTCTGCATCTCACCAAATCTTCCTCACTGGAATTAACAGCCTactgtgatgctgattgggcttcTGACATTGATGACAGAAGATCAACATCAGGGTTTGCTGTATTTCTAGGACAGAACTTAATCACATGGAAATCTCAGAAGCAACACACCATCTCAAGGTCCAGTACTGAAGCCGAGTATCGAAGCCTTGCCAATGTTGTTGCTGAAATTGCCTGGCTTCAATCTCTGTTTTCAGAACTTCACATTCATTATTTTCTGAAATTGCCAATGTTTTACAACTTTTTCACTAGGATgccctag